TCGCTGTCATTCTTAAGGGGGTTGAGGGCCACTGACCCATCCTCAGCAACGGTGTACGCATCGTTTACAGCAACAGGCGCATCATTTACTGGGGTGACGGTGATGTCTAAGGTGGTGCTAACGCTGCCCCCTTTACTATCAGTCACGGTGTAGACCACTTGTGGCGCGCTGCCATTAAAGTTGGTGGCAGGAGTAAACACATAGCTGCCATCACTGTTGAGCGTCAATGTGCCGATGGCGCTATCATTAGCGGCGGTAATTGTCGTGGCTGTGCCTAGGGTTAATGCTTCTAAAGTACCATTGCCATTGGTATCAATGGTCGCAGAACTTACGGTGAGGGTGTCACCATCCACATCGGTGTCGTTGCTTAGTACGTTACCAATGATGCTGGTGTCTTCTAGGGTGGTGGTCACTTCAGGGGCAACAACGGGTGCATCATTTACTGGGGTGACGGTGATGTCTAAGGTGGTGCTAACGCTGCCCCCTTTACTATCAGTTACGGTGTAGACCACTTGTGGCGCGCTGCCATTAAAGTTGGTGGCAGGAGTAAAGGTATAGCTGCCATCACTGTTGAGCGTCAATATGCCAATGGCGCTATCATTAGCGGCGGTGATTGTCGTTGCTGTGCCTAGGGTTAATGCTTCTGAAGTACCATTGCCATTGGTATCAATGGTCGCAGAGCTTACGGTGAGGGTGTCACCATCCACATCGGTGTCGTTGCTTAGTACGTTACCAGTAATGCTGGTGTCTTCTAGGGTGGTGGTCACTTCAGGGGCAACAACAGGCGCATCATTCACAGGAGTGACAGTGATGGTTTCAATAGCACTGGCGGTGGTGCTGCCATCACTGATGGTGTACGGGAAGCTGACGCTGCCATTAAAGTTGGCCTCTGGGGTAAAGAGGATGCCACCATTGGCGTCAATGTTTACCACGCCATTAGGCACGGTAATGCTTTGAGTCGCGCCTGTTAAGGCTGTGCCATTGATGCTGGTGACCGTTAAGGGGTTGCCATCAATATCACTGTCACTCTTAAGGGGGTTGAGGGCCACTGACCCATCCTCAGCAACGGTGTACGCGTCGTTTACAGCAACGGGTGCATCATTTACTGGGGTGACGGTGATGGTTTCAATAGCACTGGCGGTGGTGCTGCCATCACTGATGGTGTACGGGAAGCTGACGCTGCCATTAAAGTTGCTATTTGGGCTAAAGTTGATGCCGCCATTGGCGTCAATGTTTACCACGCCATTAGGCACGGTAATGCTTTGAGTCGCGCCTGTTAAGGCTGTGCCATTGATGCTGGTGACCGTTAAGGGGTTGCCATCAATATCACTGTCACTCTTAAGGGGGTTGAGGGCTATTGACCCATCCTCAGCAACGGTGTACGCATCGCTTACAGCAACGGGTGCATCATTTACTGGGGTGACGGTGATGGTTTCAATAGCACTGGCGGTGGTGCTGCCATCACTGATGGTGTACGGGAAGCTGACGCTGCCATTAAAGTTACTATTTGGGCTAAAGCTGATAACGCCTTTGACGTCAATGTTTACTACGCCATTAGGCACGGTAATGCTTTGAGTCGCGCCTGTTAAGGCTGTGCCATTGATGCTGGTGACCGTTAAGGGGTTGCCATCAATATCACTGTCACTCTTAAGGGGGTTGAGGGCCACTGATCCATCTTCAGCAACGGTGTACGCATCGTTTACAGCAACAGGTGCATCATTCACAGAAGTGACGGTGATGGTTTCAGTCGCGGTATCCGTGCTGCCATTACCATCACTAATGGTGTAGTCAAATTCAACCTCACCATTAAAGTTGGCCTCTGGGGTAAAGAGGATGCCGCCATTGCTGTCGATGCTGACGCTGCCGTTAGGAGCAGCGATGACTTGTGCCGCTCCTGTCAGTACGGTGCCATTGATCGAGGTGATGGTTAAAGTATCACCATCGATGTCGCTGTCCCCTTTGAGTGGCGTTAAGATAACCGAGCCATCTTCATTCACACTATAGCTGTCATCAACGGCGATAGGCGCATCGTTGATAGGATCTACGGTGATGTCAAGTGTGGTATTAGCAGTGTCGATACCATCTGATACGGTGTAGGATATTTGTGGAACGCTGCCATTAAAGTCGGCTGCTGAGACAAAGCTATAGCTGCCATCGCTATTTAATGTCAGCTCCCCAATAGCGCTACCATTAGCGGCGGTGATTGTCGTTGCTGTGCCTAGGGTTAATGCTTCTGAAGTACCATTGCCATTGGTATCAATGGTCGCAGAGCTTACGGTGAGGGTGTCACCATCCACATCGGTGTCGTTGCTTAGTACGTTACCAATGATGCTGGTGTCTTCTAGGGTGGTTGTCACTTCAGGGGCAACAACGGGTGCGCTGTTGACATATTTATCGTTATTCCTACTACTAATACCAGCAACTAAACCGACTAATCCAAGACCGGCCGCTGCGGGTATCCACCATGGCATACCTGCTGCTGCAATATATTCTGTACCGCCTAATGCCTGCCCTTCCACATCTCCTATCTCTAATTGAGTCACGTAATCATAGGTTTCGCCAGTATCAGGAATGTAATAATAGTACTCGCCATCTTCGCCAATTCCGAGCAGCGAGATATCTTTTTTATTATAAAAATTTTCAATAATAAGGTCACTATCTTGGCCGTCTTTTTCAAATGAGACGTGTAAATCATTTTTTATACGTTTAGTAATAATATGGTTGGGAGCACGTCCAATAGCGGTATCATGAAACTCGTAGTTAACTTTGTCCACCGCATTAATGATAGTGGGCTTACCATCTTCAGTGATGACCTGCACTTCATTAACAGTACTAGTAGCGTTATGTGTCTTAACAATAATAATATTCATATTCTCACCTTTCGTTTTTTATTTTTTTGATACCGGTTAAATTATTTTTGTATCAGGCAACCTCAATTATTGGAGGTTAATACGATTATCAATTGGTTAAGCGCTCTTCAACGACAGCGACTACACGTCTATTGATTCGTTGTCCTTCTGCATTATCATTACTTGCTCTCGGCTTTGATTCTCCATAACCAACCGCTTTTAAGCGCTCAGCTGCAATCCCAAAACGAGTGATTAACACCTCTTTTACGGCATCAACTCGTCGTTGCGATAAAGCTTGGTTATAGGTATCACTGCCGCGCTTGTCTGTATGACCTTCGACGGTAGTGGCTGTGTTTGGATACTGCATCATAAACTCTGCTAGTTCCGCTATTTTTATATAATATTCTGGCTGGACAACGGCTTTATCAGTTTCAAACAGCACTTCAAGATCAATAGTGACCCTTTCAGCTAAAATAGGAGGTTGTGGCTGTATCACTGGAGGCAGTACTACAGGTAACGAAGTAGCGATAGGAGCTGGACAGCTTGGAACTACCCGGCTGATTTGATGCGTTTGATAACGCTTATTAGCTAATAGCTGTAATGCACTATCAGACGTAATCTGCTCTAGTGTCCCCTTTCCTGTTTCGTCCATATCAATATAGAAAAAGTATGTTTGACCACCAACTAATTCATATATTTTTTTATCCGCTAATAAGTTGTTGTTTTTAAATCCAGTAGCATTTGCGCTAAGCTGATTGATACCAACACACGAGTTGACTACAGTATAATTTCCCGGATGCAGACTAACTTGAAACCTATTGTTAACCGCAATATTGGCGCTTGTTTGTTCAGGGTCACTATCGTTTTTTCGGACAAAAACTAACCTAGTATTATCAGTAGCCACTTGTTTTACTAATACAGCATTAATATCAATATCTACTTGGTTATTCCATACCACACTGCCGACACGGCGGGTGTCTCCATCGTTATCGATACCATCATTACCAGTGATAGCACATGCAGTAATACTAAATAAAATAATTGGCACTACAACAGTGGCGATAGTATTTTTAAATACCCTTTCCATAGTAAATTCCTGAATGATAGTTTGTAGAGTCACTCGTGGTTAAAAATAGTGGTTTTTTAATTAAATGTTATGGACAAGACACTCTTTGTTATATTGCTATGTTTTTTAAGTAAGCCCATAGAACATCTGAGAGAATTGCATTTACTTGAAAAATTAAATTTTTATTTTTATGAGTGTGTTTGAGGCATGTTGAACATTTGACCATAGCACTGACAGTGACTATCTTTTAGTCACTTCAAAGTCAAAAATATCTAGTTTAATAGCTCTCTTGCACAAGTCATCGTTAACCATTGAAACTCGGTTAATGGCAATCAATGGAATGGTATTTTTACAAAAGGTCTAGTCATTCTAAGCGGATAATTTTGGCAAAGTAGCGGCAAAAAAGAGTACTGTTTCCGTTTTAGAGGGTTGGGGCTGATGCTAAAACGGCTCCGTACCATGTAGCAACTTTAGCTGACGCAGCTGCATTATCATCGAGTTATCTGTTGTCTGGAACACAGCGCTCATTGACTGGCAGCAGTGCTTATTGATAAATATTTAACGCTCCCTAATATATTTTATACAATATAATATTGATGTGCTAGGCCAGCCATTCTACTTAATAGACCGTTCATCTTGTTTTATGTATAAAATAACTCTATACACTTACTTAGCTATAGTAATTCCAAAATAGGAGGGGTGCGCTATCTCCAAAATAGGTAAGGTGAAATGAAACGATGATTGACTCGGCAGATTCTAGAACGCAAGTGCTTAAATATCAGCCAAAAAAAAGACATTGATACACCCAAAAGCCTACGCGATCAAAAGAACGCAGTATCAAAGTCAGCTTAATGATTACATCGCTGAAGGCTATCCTGTGTTTTACATGGATTAGAGCGACTTTGAGTATGAGAGGCTATGCGCCGATAGGTTCACCTTGTATCGACAACTACAGCTTGCAGGGTTCAAGCTGAACCAATATGATTGGTGATTTGTACGAAAACACACTATTCGGGCTTAGTTACCTTGGGAGGGGATATCAATGGATATATATTATAAGACTGGTGCAAATGCACTCTCGTTCCAAGCCTGAAGACTAAACCCATGATGGTCATGGACGAGGATAAAGCAAAGCACTGCTTTGCCCGAGTGCAAGACGAGAGCTCTACTCAAGTGGGAGAAGAAATAGGCACAGGCTAAGTTTCTACGCCAAGGTTGGATAAATAATAGTTTGAATAAACTATTTTATAATATGGGCTGTATTTCTTTTATCTTAGATTAACGATAGCGGCACAACGGATTAACTGTTGCAACAAAAAATTGTAGATGAATATGTCGTTTGGTGTGCTGAAGATGGACTATAAGATTTAGTGGCATACAGTCTGAACCAAGCGAGATAATTTGCCACTAGCCCGCCACAATATTGGCAGCAAGGCATCAAGTCGATACCTTGCTCATTTATTTGAGCACTTACTTAATGTTATTCTGCCAATAGCTTAACCAGTAAATCATGTATTTCGTTCTTGAGTTCTTTATCTTCGATTTTATTAGCACTAATTTTCGCATTTTGTAGATTTTCAATAGCTGCCTCAGTTTGCCCTAATTCAACTTGCAATACCGCCATGGAAAAAGCAATTGAGGACATACAGTCTTTTGAATTAATCGCAATCGCTTTTTTTAGGGCTTTTTCGTAGATAATTAGCGCCTCATCTAATTCCTCTGTAAAGTCAGCCAGTGTCTCCCATTGTACGGGATGGTCTTTATCGGTGTTTTCGTTATCGCTGCATATAGTCTGTAACTCTACATAAAGTGCATCGAAAGCTTCTTGATTACGTCTATTGTTCGCCTCTAGCAGCTCTTCAGCTAAAATATAGACTGATTTATATATTTTGGTATTGATCATTACTCATTTCCTCTCTTTACTACTAATAAAATAACAACCAGTAAATGAACTTACTTGGCAGTGGAAAAGCTTAATCTAAGTAAGTTGACGGTGTCTGGCAATGCTTGACTAAGATAACGAGCGTAATATTAGTCTTATGGAGAGTTATCTCAAAGACTAAGACCAGATAAAAGCCGCTAACTATAACAGAGAGAGCCATGATTAACGCAGGAATAAACACCATAAGAGCTGAAATCTTTGCAAGGTGTCAATAACGACCAGCAGATAATAATCAGTTTTACTACCATACCAAACACATAAAATAAAACTATAGAGGCAATGACTCACTAGACAAAAAAGCCCAAATGGTACTTAATTGAGTACTAATGGACACGAGGGAGATAATGATGACTGATTTAATAATTAAAAATGCACGACTAAAAAGTCATAAAGGCTTGGTTAATATTAGTATAAAAGAAGCTCATATTACGGGCATTGATGTCGTTGAAGATAATAGTATTGATGATGACGTTATTTATGATGGCACTGTTTACGACGCAAAAGGTAATTTTGTCTGTTCTGGTTTTTATGAGAGTCACATACATCTCGATAAGGCCTGCATACTGGACCGCTGTAGCTTAGAGGAAGGCAATCTAGAAGAAGCGGTAGAAGAAACCGGTAAAGCCAAAAAAGAGTTTACTGAAGAAGATGTGTTTGAACGCGCATCAAGAGTCATAGAAATGGCCATTAAAAAAGGCACCGTTGGCCTGCGAACCTTCGTCGAAACAGATGCTAAAACTCAATTGCGCAGTTTTGAAGCTATAAAGAGAGTCCAAAAGAAGTATGCATTTGCGATTGATATAGAAATTTGTGCCTTTGCCCAGGATGGCTTGACCAATGCACCACAAACCTATGAACTGCTGCAACAAGCACTAGCACAGGGCGCGGATTTGGTAGGTGGTTGTCCGTACAAAGATGACCATCCAAACCAACATATCGAGATGATATTTGACTTAGCTGAGCAGTTTAATGTCAATGTTGATTTTCATCTAGATTTTGATTTAGATCCTGATAGCTCAACCATCCCAAAACTGGTAGAAGAAACCATCAAACGTAACTATCAGGGCCGTGTGTCTATTGGTCATGTCACCAAGCTTTCTGCTATGGATAAGATGCAGCGAAGAGCAATGGCAGGTTTACTGAAGTTTGCTAATATCTCCTTAACTGTGTTGCCGGCGACCGATATCTATCTAAATGGGCGTAACTATGATGCTTTGATACCTAGAGGTATGGTTAACGCCAATGAATTGGCAGAAATGGGCATTAATACCACTATTGCCAGTAACAATATTTTGAATGCATTCACGCCTTATGGTGATGCCTCAT
The sequence above is a segment of the Psychrobacter sp. PL19 genome. Coding sequences within it:
- a CDS encoding OmpA family protein — translated: MERVFKNTIATVVVPIILFSITACAITGNDGIDNDGDTRRVGSVVWNNQVDIDINAVLVKQVATDNTRLVFVRKNDSDPEQTSANIAVNNRFQVSLHPGNYTVVNSCVGINQLSANATGFKNNNLLADKKIYELVGGQTYFFYIDMDETGKGTLEQITSDSALQLLANKRYQTHQISRVVPSCPAPIATSLPVVLPPVIQPQPPILAERVTIDLEVLFETDKAVVQPEYYIKIAELAEFMMQYPNTATTVEGHTDKRGSDTYNQALSQRRVDAVKEVLITRFGIAAERLKAVGYGESKPRASNDNAEGQRINRRVVAVVEERLTN
- a CDS encoding tetratricopeptide repeat protein, yielding MINTKIYKSVYILAEELLEANNRRNQEAFDALYVELQTICSDNENTDKDHPVQWETLADFTEELDEALIIYEKALKKAIAINSKDCMSSIAFSMAVLQVELGQTEAAIENLQNAKISANKIEDKELKNEIHDLLVKLLAE
- a CDS encoding amidohydrolase family protein; translation: MTDLIIKNARLKSHKGLVNISIKEAHITGIDVVEDNSIDDDVIYDGTVYDAKGNFVCSGFYESHIHLDKACILDRCSLEEGNLEEAVEETGKAKKEFTEEDVFERASRVIEMAIKKGTVGLRTFVETDAKTQLRSFEAIKRVQKKYAFAIDIEICAFAQDGLTNAPQTYELLQQALAQGADLVGGCPYKDDHPNQHIEMIFDLAEQFNVNVDFHLDFDLDPDSSTIPKLVEETIKRNYQGRVSIGHVTKLSAMDKMQRRAMAGLLKFANISLTVLPATDIYLNGRNYDALIPRGMVNANELAEMGINTTIASNNILNAFTPYGDASLIRMANMYANIAQLSKDTEMADVFDMISKNAAKLLSHQSEITVGAPATLVVLEAKDEIEAIRTASQAVAGFKNGKQTFYNHAAYICFE